Proteins encoded in a region of the Paramagnetospirillum magneticum AMB-1 genome:
- a CDS encoding MCP four helix bundle domain-containing protein has product MKALLNTVERLRLTTKLVIGFSAGILVALVIGLTSLSSLGEIEADMERMYETDLLGISHVKEANINLIYMGRAMRQMMIAQDDVTRDRARTQVMAARETLRAEMAEARKGFFRPETLAQDEKFTTNFSRFNENVEHALALIEREKANPSTAARFITSTDFMSVVNMADDDLTALSKIKERQSKATVEEARRKSDGAKRTAVLFLVLGAMLSAALGVLIGVSITGPNHRLSRSVEELAAGKVEASIPHADYPNEIGILARSIRVLQDIYRKADEQHWVKSHVAEIGAALQRADDFVTLTQDAVSRIAPVIGAGHGAFYVADGQGAYSLLASYGYRERKHLSNCFAEGEGLVGQCVVERATIVLTAPKDYIRIGSGLGEGPPACIMVLPVIHGERVLGVLEVASFQPFTAREQAVLEALMPILSASLEILDRNLRTRELLAASQEQAERMEKQAAQLEEQQVEMEAQQAELLETENWFRSIIEAAPDGMMVTDESGRILLVNPAAEALFGYDAGELVGGDIDAVVSPDRRMGLRKDGARFPLVASSSPLPPRGTRGRCVSLTVRAA; this is encoded by the coding sequence ATGAAAGCCCTCTTGAATACCGTCGAGCGCCTCAGGCTCACCACCAAGCTGGTGATCGGCTTTTCCGCGGGCATCCTGGTGGCCCTGGTGATCGGCCTGACGTCTCTGTCCAGCCTGGGAGAGATCGAGGCCGATATGGAGCGGATGTATGAAACCGACCTGCTCGGCATTTCCCACGTCAAGGAAGCCAACATCAACCTGATCTACATGGGCCGCGCCATGCGCCAGATGATGATCGCTCAGGATGACGTGACTCGCGATAGGGCAAGAACCCAGGTGATGGCGGCGCGCGAGACTTTGCGGGCGGAGATGGCCGAGGCGCGCAAGGGGTTCTTCCGGCCGGAGACCCTTGCCCAGGACGAAAAGTTCACGACGAACTTCAGTAGGTTCAACGAGAATGTCGAACACGCCCTGGCCCTGATCGAGCGGGAAAAGGCCAACCCGTCGACGGCGGCCCGGTTCATCACCAGCACCGACTTCATGAGCGTGGTCAATATGGCCGACGACGACCTGACCGCGCTAAGCAAGATCAAGGAGCGACAGTCCAAGGCGACGGTCGAGGAGGCCCGCCGCAAGAGCGACGGGGCCAAGCGGACCGCAGTCCTGTTCTTGGTCCTGGGCGCGATGCTGTCGGCGGCGCTGGGCGTACTGATCGGGGTCTCCATCACCGGTCCCAACCACCGCCTGAGCCGGTCGGTGGAGGAATTGGCGGCGGGAAAGGTCGAGGCGTCCATCCCCCATGCCGACTATCCCAACGAAATCGGCATCCTGGCCCGCTCCATCCGGGTGCTGCAGGACATCTACCGCAAGGCTGACGAGCAGCATTGGGTGAAGTCCCATGTGGCGGAGATCGGGGCCGCTCTGCAGCGGGCCGACGACTTCGTTACCCTGACCCAGGACGCGGTGTCCCGAATCGCCCCGGTGATAGGGGCCGGACACGGCGCCTTCTACGTGGCCGACGGACAGGGGGCCTACAGCCTGCTGGCCAGCTATGGCTACCGCGAGCGCAAGCACCTGAGCAATTGCTTTGCCGAGGGCGAGGGGCTGGTGGGCCAGTGCGTCGTCGAGAGGGCGACCATCGTGCTGACCGCGCCCAAGGACTATATCCGTATCGGGTCCGGCCTGGGCGAAGGTCCGCCCGCCTGCATCATGGTTCTGCCGGTCATTCACGGCGAGCGGGTGCTGGGTGTGCTGGAGGTGGCGTCGTTCCAGCCGTTCACGGCCCGCGAGCAGGCCGTGCTGGAAGCCCTGATGCCCATCTTGTCCGCCAGCCTGGAGATTCTCGACCGCAATCTGCGTACCCGCGAGCTTCTGGCAGCCAGCCAGGAGCAGGCCGAGCGCATGGAAAAGCAGGCCGCCCAGTTGGAGGAGCAGCAGGTGGAGATGGAAGCGCAGCAGGCGGAATTGCTGGAAACCGAGAACTGGTTTCGCAGCATTATCGAGGCCGCACCCGACGGCATGATGGTCACGGATGAATCCGGTCGCATCCTGCTGGTCAATCCTGCCGCCGAGGCCCTGTTCGGCTATGACGCGGGCGAACTGGTCGGCGGCGACATCGACGCCGTGGTGTCGCCGGACCGCCGGATGGGGCTGCGCAAGGACGGTGCCCGATTTCCGCTGGTCGCGTCGTCAAGCCCGCTGCCGCCACGCGGCACCCGGGGTCGCTGCGTCAGCTTGACGGTGCGGGCGGCGTAA
- a CDS encoding CheR family methyltransferase, translating into MTAPLYVAGIGASAGGLEAMLLMFARLRPTGRIAYVVAQHMADNGHSDLVVRLIQRESALPVRLAVHGSRLLADTVLVIPAGREGHVGDGALALRDPAPEHLSTPSINALLTSIAESCGPAGIGIILSGAGSDGVVGCRSIKSRGGTTLAQEPSEAKFDGMPSAAIGARQIDQVLSAEKMGDALAARLSCSAPAAGEVAHLETATGADLNELRDLVARVHRATGVDFSSYKEETLLRRLEKRKSILGIGSGAAYLALIRRDPEELHVLQRLFLVSVSSFFRDRDSFRVLERALAAALAEKPASEPVRVWVPGCASGEEAFTLAIVLRELAGRLGRDQPMAITATDLNPEALAMAREGLYRKTAFKETEDILRDRYFVARGQHYEVTPELRAGVTFERRDVLAGAPPADLDLISCRNLLIYMKSALQDSLVKTFHQALRPFGLLFIGQSESLSFIGNSLFGPVDHYHRLFRRRR; encoded by the coding sequence ATGACGGCGCCGCTTTACGTGGCGGGAATCGGCGCATCGGCCGGCGGGTTGGAGGCCATGCTGCTGATGTTCGCCCGGCTGCGCCCCACCGGGCGCATCGCCTACGTGGTGGCCCAGCACATGGCCGATAACGGCCACAGCGATCTGGTGGTCAGGCTGATCCAGCGGGAATCCGCCCTGCCGGTCAGGCTGGCCGTCCATGGGAGCAGACTGCTGGCCGATACGGTGCTGGTCATTCCCGCCGGCCGGGAGGGACATGTGGGCGACGGTGCGCTGGCGCTGCGCGATCCGGCACCCGAGCATCTATCGACTCCGTCGATCAATGCCTTGCTGACGTCCATCGCCGAGAGCTGTGGCCCGGCGGGGATCGGCATCATACTGTCCGGCGCCGGGTCCGACGGTGTCGTCGGGTGCCGGTCGATCAAGAGCCGCGGCGGGACGACGCTGGCGCAGGAGCCGTCCGAGGCCAAGTTCGACGGCATGCCCAGTGCCGCCATCGGTGCCCGGCAGATCGATCAGGTCCTGTCGGCGGAAAAGATGGGGGACGCCCTGGCCGCGCGTCTCTCCTGTTCGGCCCCCGCAGCCGGTGAGGTGGCCCATCTGGAGACGGCGACGGGAGCGGACCTGAATGAATTGCGGGATCTGGTCGCCAGGGTGCACCGGGCCACCGGCGTCGATTTTTCCAGCTACAAGGAGGAGACCCTGCTGCGTCGGCTGGAAAAGCGGAAATCCATCCTGGGGATTGGGTCGGGCGCCGCCTATCTGGCGCTGATCCGCCGCGACCCCGAGGAATTACATGTGCTGCAACGTCTGTTCCTGGTTTCGGTATCCTCGTTCTTTCGCGACCGGGACTCGTTTCGCGTGCTGGAGCGAGCCCTGGCGGCGGCCCTGGCGGAAAAGCCCGCGTCGGAGCCTGTCCGGGTCTGGGTGCCCGGCTGCGCCTCGGGCGAGGAGGCCTTCACCCTGGCCATCGTCCTGAGGGAACTGGCCGGGCGTCTCGGCCGCGATCAGCCCATGGCCATCACCGCCACCGATCTCAATCCGGAGGCCCTGGCCATGGCCCGCGAGGGGCTCTATCGCAAGACGGCCTTCAAGGAGACGGAGGACATCCTGCGCGACCGCTATTTCGTGGCGCGGGGGCAGCATTACGAGGTGACGCCGGAACTTCGAGCCGGCGTCACTTTCGAACGGCGCGACGTGCTGGCCGGGGCGCCACCGGCCGATCTTGATCTGATAAGTTGCCGCAACCTATTGATTTATATGAAAAGTGCGCTGCAGGACAGCTTGGTGAAGACGTTTCATCAGGCTCTGAGGCCGTTTGGGTTGCTGTTCATCGGGCAATCCGAGTCCCTCAGCTTCATCGGGAATTCGTTGTTCGGCCCCGTCGACCACTACCACCGGCTGTTCCGTCGGCGCCGTTGA
- a CDS encoding GAF domain-containing protein, which translates to MKALLTAMERWTLGRKLVLGSLITMVIVIGVGVFGVSSQLRLSRSMELLAGAGVRVALSIKGLQADYAVIGRALRQAILAADAPARQEALRQLEDARKRIRKTGAEIRPRLLKKENGELIDRFERLYVAYGVLVDRALSRLEQGREDEARALVGSAEFQHAGAAVEQLLVQGAEISDANLDAAAHDAVASAMASLWLFAALLVCGVAVALGASRLIGRSIRLPLFRLRDSVAEMAQGNLDRSLPFADYPNEFGELSRAIGVLQAEARRMGAQRWIKTNQAAIQAELQTAESLPVLARNFLAAIAPLLNVGRGVFYVWEEEERHLRLLGSYAHLERKSVHQTFRLGQGVVGQCALERQPIVITDPPEDYVHIGSALGEAPPRVIAALPVLHNARLMAVVELAAFDRFGPDQEALLEGILPALAMTMEILGRTVKTRDLLDETRRQAESMEKQAARLEEQAVELEAQQTEIRATEAWYRGIIEAAPDGMLVIDDRGMIILINPQAEAMFGHGSGELTGRPVEPLIPALMRQDYGTRQGHRLQGVRRDDTVFPLVAGLSRLPTIGGHGGCICVSLREIVVGEVPAPEPWPGAAPPLPEPIAPAPEPAPETKPAPEAMPAARSADALPDLPGIDVKAGLATMANKLSLYTRMLIKFREGQGRFAELFAAAQADSDPSAATRAAHTLKGTAGNIGAKGLQAAAAALEHACKEGGPQDEIEVLLSNTLAELEPVMAGLRRLEGAEPSTAPAISDAEVWVALGKLAALLEDSDSEAGDLLEGLLPKLAGTALATALQPVAKAIDDCDLDEALVQLGKVKVP; encoded by the coding sequence ATGAAAGCCCTGCTGACCGCCATGGAGCGGTGGACTCTGGGCCGAAAGCTGGTGTTGGGCTCTCTGATCACCATGGTCATCGTCATCGGTGTGGGTGTGTTTGGGGTCTCGAGCCAGCTTCGCCTCAGCCGGAGCATGGAATTGCTGGCTGGCGCGGGGGTGCGGGTGGCTTTGAGCATCAAGGGCCTCCAGGCGGATTACGCCGTGATCGGCCGTGCGCTTCGCCAGGCCATCCTGGCAGCCGACGCGCCCGCCCGCCAGGAGGCCCTTCGCCAGCTCGAGGACGCCCGCAAGCGGATCCGCAAGACCGGCGCGGAAATCCGCCCCAGGTTGCTGAAGAAAGAAAACGGTGAACTGATCGACCGCTTCGAGCGGCTTTATGTCGCCTATGGCGTGCTGGTGGACCGGGCGCTGTCTCGCCTGGAGCAGGGGCGGGAGGACGAGGCCCGGGCCCTGGTAGGCTCAGCCGAGTTCCAGCATGCCGGTGCCGCCGTCGAGCAGTTGCTGGTCCAAGGGGCAGAGATCAGTGATGCCAACCTCGATGCGGCGGCGCACGATGCCGTGGCTTCGGCCATGGCCAGCCTCTGGCTGTTCGCGGCGTTGCTGGTGTGTGGTGTGGCGGTCGCCCTGGGCGCCAGCCGTCTGATCGGGCGCTCCATCCGCCTGCCGCTGTTCCGGCTCCGGGATTCCGTCGCGGAGATGGCGCAGGGCAATTTGGATCGGTCGCTGCCCTTTGCCGATTATCCCAACGAATTTGGGGAGTTGTCCCGGGCCATCGGCGTGCTGCAGGCGGAAGCCCGGCGCATGGGAGCGCAACGTTGGATCAAGACCAATCAGGCCGCCATTCAGGCCGAACTGCAGACGGCGGAATCCCTTCCCGTCCTGGCCCGCAACTTCCTGGCCGCCATCGCGCCGCTGCTGAATGTGGGACGTGGCGTGTTCTATGTCTGGGAGGAGGAGGAGCGCCATCTGCGTCTGCTGGGCAGCTATGCCCATCTCGAGCGCAAATCGGTCCACCAGACCTTCCGGCTGGGCCAGGGGGTGGTGGGGCAATGCGCCTTGGAACGTCAGCCCATCGTCATCACCGACCCGCCCGAGGATTATGTCCATATCGGCTCCGCTCTGGGCGAAGCGCCGCCGCGTGTCATCGCGGCTCTGCCGGTGCTGCATAACGCGAGACTCATGGCCGTGGTGGAACTGGCGGCCTTCGATCGCTTCGGTCCCGATCAGGAGGCTCTGCTGGAAGGAATTCTGCCCGCCCTGGCCATGACCATGGAAATCCTCGGCCGGACGGTCAAGACCCGGGACCTGCTGGACGAGACCCGGCGTCAGGCCGAAAGCATGGAAAAGCAGGCCGCCCGCCTGGAGGAACAGGCCGTCGAACTGGAGGCGCAGCAGACCGAGATCCGTGCCACCGAGGCCTGGTATCGCGGCATTATCGAGGCGGCGCCCGACGGCATGCTGGTGATCGATGATCGTGGAATGATCATCCTGATCAATCCCCAAGCTGAAGCCATGTTCGGCCATGGGAGCGGCGAATTGACCGGGCGGCCCGTCGAGCCCCTGATTCCCGCCCTGATGCGGCAGGACTATGGGACACGGCAGGGGCACCGGCTACAGGGCGTCCGGAGGGACGACACCGTCTTTCCGCTAGTGGCTGGCCTGTCCCGCTTGCCCACCATCGGTGGCCACGGCGGGTGCATCTGCGTATCCCTTCGCGAGATTGTCGTGGGGGAGGTGCCGGCCCCTGAGCCGTGGCCGGGGGCTGCCCCCCCTCTGCCCGAGCCCATCGCACCCGCGCCAGAGCCGGCCCCTGAGACCAAGCCGGCCCCTGAAGCCATGCCGGCGGCTCGGTCTGCCGATGCCCTTCCCGATCTGCCCGGCATCGATGTGAAGGCGGGCTTGGCGACCATGGCCAACAAGCTGTCGCTCTACACCCGGATGCTGATCAAGTTCCGGGAGGGGCAGGGGCGATTCGCCGAGCTTTTCGCCGCCGCCCAGGCTGATTCCGATCCGTCCGCCGCCACCCGGGCCGCCCATACGCTGAAGGGCACCGCCGGGAATATCGGCGCCAAGGGCCTGCAAGCCGCGGCGGCCGCGTTGGAACATGCCTGCAAGGAGGGAGGCCCGCAGGACGAGATCGAGGTCCTGCTGTCCAACACCCTGGCCGAACTGGAGCCGGTCATGGCGGGCCTGCGCCGCCTGGAGGGGGCGGAGCCGTCCACGGCCCCCGCCATCTCCGACGCCGAGGTGTGGGTGGCCCTGGGCAAGCTGGCGGCATTGCTGGAAGACAGCGATTCCGAGGCGGGCGACCTGCTGGAAGGGCTGCTGCCCAAGCTGGCGGGCACCGCGCTGGCCACCGCCTTGCAACCGGTGGCCAAGGCCATTGACGATTGCGACCTGGACGAAGCCCTGGTGCAGCTCGGGAAGGTCAAGGTCCCATGA
- a CDS encoding PAS domain-containing protein, translated as MSQTLNGNLMGAVAVLGLLDGEIKGEAMGAVPPNSPRMVGMLGSVAGAHAAHGVFLVGQDGVVHSSWDSSGRPSTGTNVRFRPYFQMAMQSKENVYAAVSLARGDRSLYFTAPIFSDTTRTGPAVGGVVARTDLSKIDAMLRDKADISLLLSPQGVVFAGSRGEWIGFLAERPSAADLAAIRDLKQFGAMFETAEPSILPFSTREGRVRLDGRSYAVARARVQWNDPFGDWTLVLMEDLSRTVPLAGSAVLGAAAAAVAGSLLLALLNMLRSRHAQQVSADRLAEFARTQQSMAERKAQLAAAAMRLQQAKTVSDLADCFLRESRALIGTLQGLVYVRAGSGGTTMSLAAGYAVGAAVAPEISDGEGLLGECACSGRLRVVVTPAEGPWIIESGLGETRPGAVIMAPVQLNDAVLGVVEVAVLGVPDEEATQQFEDLVRILALNLELVRQHQRTEERLEEASVAERAKGEQLAFQQVLVDAMPYPVFTLDAHSRFLGANRAFEVAFGIGKENLTGRRMIDLEFLPEASRAVFQSESEEIIAAIGRGRRDLSLPLADGRTHDILYFLSGFADPNGLPGGLVGAFVDLSAISRSGGAP; from the coding sequence ATGTCCCAGACCCTCAATGGCAATCTCATGGGGGCGGTTGCGGTCCTTGGACTGCTTGATGGCGAGATCAAGGGCGAGGCCATGGGAGCCGTGCCACCCAACAGCCCCAGAATGGTGGGCATGCTGGGTAGCGTTGCCGGAGCCCATGCCGCGCATGGTGTCTTCCTGGTCGGCCAGGACGGGGTGGTCCACTCTTCGTGGGACAGCAGCGGCCGCCCGTCCACGGGCACCAATGTCAGATTTCGGCCGTATTTCCAGATGGCCATGCAGAGCAAGGAAAATGTCTACGCCGCCGTCAGTCTGGCCCGTGGAGACCGCTCTCTCTACTTCACCGCCCCGATCTTTTCCGATACCACCAGGACTGGGCCGGCCGTCGGGGGGGTGGTGGCGCGGACCGATCTGTCGAAGATCGATGCCATGCTGCGCGACAAGGCGGATATCAGCCTGCTTCTGTCGCCCCAGGGCGTGGTCTTTGCCGGCAGTCGCGGCGAATGGATCGGCTTTCTGGCCGAGCGGCCCAGTGCCGCCGATCTTGCCGCCATTCGGGATCTGAAGCAGTTCGGGGCCATGTTCGAGACGGCCGAGCCTTCGATCCTGCCCTTTTCCACGCGAGAGGGGCGCGTGCGACTTGATGGCCGGAGCTATGCCGTGGCCAGGGCCCGGGTGCAATGGAACGATCCCTTCGGCGATTGGACCCTGGTGCTGATGGAGGATCTCTCGCGTACGGTGCCCCTGGCCGGCAGCGCCGTCCTTGGCGCCGCTGCGGCCGCTGTGGCCGGGTCCTTGCTGCTCGCCTTGCTCAATATGCTGCGCAGCCGCCATGCGCAGCAGGTTTCGGCCGATCGGCTGGCGGAGTTCGCCCGGACCCAGCAATCCATGGCCGAGCGCAAGGCGCAACTGGCCGCCGCCGCCATGCGGCTGCAGCAGGCCAAGACCGTTTCCGACTTGGCCGATTGCTTCCTGCGTGAATCCCGCGCGCTGATCGGGACGCTGCAGGGGCTGGTCTATGTCCGGGCCGGGAGTGGCGGGACAACCATGTCGCTTGCCGCCGGCTATGCGGTCGGCGCGGCCGTGGCGCCGGAGATATCCGACGGCGAGGGATTGCTGGGGGAATGTGCCTGCTCGGGCCGCCTGCGTGTGGTCGTAACCCCCGCCGAGGGGCCGTGGATCATCGAATCGGGGCTTGGGGAGACCCGGCCGGGGGCGGTGATCATGGCCCCGGTCCAACTGAACGACGCGGTGCTGGGCGTGGTGGAGGTCGCCGTGCTCGGGGTTCCCGATGAGGAGGCCACCCAGCAATTCGAGGATCTGGTCCGCATCCTGGCGCTCAACCTGGAACTGGTCCGCCAGCATCAGCGTACCGAGGAGAGGCTGGAAGAGGCCTCGGTGGCTGAGCGGGCCAAGGGGGAGCAACTGGCTTTCCAGCAGGTGCTGGTGGATGCCATGCCCTACCCTGTGTTTACCCTGGACGCCCACTCACGCTTCCTGGGCGCCAACCGTGCCTTTGAGGTGGCGTTCGGAATCGGCAAGGAGAACCTGACCGGCCGGAGAATGATCGACCTGGAGTTTCTGCCCGAGGCGTCCCGTGCCGTCTTTCAGTCCGAGAGCGAAGAGATCATCGCTGCCATCGGCCGCGGCCGGCGTGACCTGTCCCTCCCTCTTGCTGATGGCAGGACACATGACATCCTGTATTTCCTATCGGGCTTCGCCGACCCCAATGGCTTGCCCGGTGGTCTTGTCGGGGCGTTCGTCGACCTCAGCGCCATCAGTCGGTCAGGAGGGGCTCCATGA